A single genomic interval of Corallococcus macrosporus harbors:
- a CDS encoding TOMM system kinase/cyclase fusion protein has translation MDPQLLEAFQGRYELLSELGEGGFGRVYKARQVTTGQNVAVKLLRLTDGATPESVERRSARFEREMKLCAQMHHPNIVRLIDSGRAQGGAVYSIFEFVPGKNLAQVLAEEGVLDPVETRHLMLQLLDALACAHAQNVVHRDLKPANIMVVPTGARRNALVLDFGIGSVTDELTRAEPQPRITSTNESLGTPSYAAPEQLRGQAPTPRSDLYAWGLVFLECLTGRRVFEGATVAEVIFQQLSTEPVPIPPAIAAHPLGKLLQRVTAKDPSQRTVSAEVLLRQLEAVDVSNLPRRPAPVRIQPAAPNAETATVELSSRTPNALSTRARRWAEGERRQLTVVCCTLSATQTSPGPVDIEELDHVLGAQQEVCIEIARRYNGHIASALGDIVLFYFGYPAAREDDARRAAQAALDMVAEVRRRGRAIEAERGTWVEIRVGLHTGLVVSREQRDPTLSGLGFVVGTTPKLAFRLSTSAPSGAILVTGDTQQLVRKHFPLERVPASPNELLPPGLETFVLQGADATWSGADDALTLVGRARELDLVLSRWEQVRAGQGQAVLISGEPGIGKSRLTRELGDRLGAEPHTWLEARCTQDGSGQAYMPVVDLLTRMLDPNRDLPPEGRLTGLEALLSGYSFDLPETLPLFASLLSLPLPPERWAPLDVSPLKHRELTRNALLALLAAMAERQPVVLAMEDLHWADPSTLELLKALVEEVSSSRLLAVFSARPEFEPPWAASSVTQVQLGALARAEVERLATAAVGGPLSAEALEEIFSRTDGIPLFVEELVRTLRESGALVEREGRFALEAGKVGAAVPGTLRDLLVARLDRLGRGKETAQIASVLGRELTHELLRHVSPLTPEALEADLERLVGSGLLHRKRRPKGPVYLFKHALVRDAAYDSMLKRYRQQVHAKTAEALEAHFPEMVESRPDLLAHHWASANLKRKAILYAQKAAFAALVRSAYLEAILFARLGLSWLDAIDDPVERAQLELSLNGVLAPALMSTQGWRSQELRTVAERSLELLFTVGESPYAAPTLWVLSIFYHLGGDQRRVRGLLDRLVALAQRNGDAGQEAVALTILSNIELLEGRLGEAKAKADRCLALFDPEAHRIHRILYGQDTRVGGESVLCRGLWLLGFPDQAKAHGEAAVAWGRELNHGTSIGLSFIYLLLMAQEHGDRAEAHQLITQHAELSHRYGLLEQSAYVGILRGWAAKDLAAMRRGVAMREAFGTEMDQPGYYAMLAELELELGHVDAALATVEHGRQRAQALGEAYHESKLLRVKGLALLQRDGNTAASAEACFRQAADVAHAQGARMRELQAVTALARVLLASGHQEEARQRLQSVYSTFSEGWGTPPISEARALLDALGGDR, from the coding sequence ATGGACCCCCAGCTGCTGGAAGCCTTCCAGGGCCGCTACGAGCTCCTGTCCGAACTGGGCGAGGGCGGCTTCGGCCGCGTCTACAAGGCCCGCCAGGTGACCACCGGCCAGAACGTGGCGGTGAAGCTGTTGCGCCTGACGGACGGCGCGACGCCGGAGTCCGTGGAGCGCCGCAGCGCGCGCTTCGAGCGCGAGATGAAGCTGTGCGCGCAGATGCACCACCCGAACATCGTGCGGCTCATCGACTCAGGGAGGGCGCAGGGCGGCGCCGTCTACTCCATCTTCGAGTTCGTGCCGGGCAAGAACCTGGCGCAGGTGCTCGCGGAGGAGGGCGTGCTGGATCCGGTGGAGACGCGCCACCTGATGCTCCAGTTGCTGGACGCGCTGGCGTGCGCGCACGCGCAGAACGTGGTGCACCGCGACCTGAAGCCCGCGAACATCATGGTCGTGCCCACCGGCGCCCGGCGCAACGCGCTGGTGCTGGACTTCGGCATCGGGTCCGTGACGGATGAGCTGACGCGCGCGGAGCCGCAGCCGCGCATCACGTCCACCAACGAGTCGTTGGGCACGCCGTCGTACGCGGCGCCGGAGCAGCTTCGCGGGCAGGCGCCCACGCCGCGCTCGGACCTGTACGCGTGGGGGCTCGTCTTCCTGGAGTGCCTCACCGGCCGGCGCGTCTTCGAGGGCGCCACCGTCGCGGAGGTCATCTTCCAGCAGCTCTCCACGGAGCCGGTGCCCATCCCCCCGGCCATCGCCGCGCACCCGCTGGGCAAGCTGCTCCAGCGCGTCACCGCGAAGGACCCGTCCCAGCGCACCGTGTCCGCGGAGGTGCTGCTGCGCCAGCTGGAGGCGGTGGACGTGTCCAACCTGCCGCGCCGGCCCGCGCCCGTGCGCATCCAGCCCGCGGCCCCCAACGCGGAGACGGCGACGGTGGAGCTGTCCAGCCGCACGCCCAACGCGCTGTCCACGCGCGCGCGCCGCTGGGCGGAAGGCGAGCGCCGCCAGTTGACGGTGGTGTGCTGCACGCTGTCCGCCACGCAGACGTCGCCGGGGCCGGTGGACATCGAGGAGCTGGACCACGTGCTGGGCGCCCAGCAGGAGGTCTGCATCGAGATCGCCCGGCGCTACAACGGCCACATCGCCAGCGCGCTGGGCGACATCGTCCTCTTCTACTTCGGCTATCCGGCGGCGCGGGAGGACGACGCGCGGCGCGCGGCGCAGGCGGCGCTGGACATGGTGGCGGAGGTCCGGCGGCGCGGCCGCGCGATTGAAGCCGAGCGCGGCACGTGGGTGGAGATCCGCGTGGGCCTGCACACGGGCCTCGTGGTGTCGCGCGAGCAGCGGGACCCCACGCTCTCCGGCCTGGGCTTCGTGGTGGGCACCACGCCGAAACTGGCCTTCCGGCTGTCCACCTCCGCGCCCTCGGGCGCCATCCTCGTCACGGGCGACACGCAGCAACTGGTGCGCAAGCACTTCCCGCTGGAGCGCGTGCCCGCGTCCCCGAACGAGCTGCTGCCTCCGGGCCTGGAGACGTTCGTGCTCCAGGGCGCGGACGCGACGTGGAGCGGCGCCGACGACGCGCTGACGCTGGTGGGCCGCGCGCGGGAGCTGGACCTGGTGCTGTCGCGCTGGGAGCAGGTGCGCGCGGGGCAGGGGCAGGCGGTGCTGATTTCCGGCGAGCCGGGCATCGGCAAGTCGCGCCTCACGCGCGAGCTGGGGGACCGGCTGGGCGCGGAACCCCATACGTGGCTGGAGGCCCGCTGCACGCAGGACGGCTCGGGCCAGGCGTACATGCCCGTGGTGGACCTGCTCACGCGGATGCTGGACCCGAACCGCGACCTGCCCCCCGAGGGCCGGCTGACGGGCCTGGAGGCGCTGCTCTCCGGCTACAGCTTCGATCTGCCGGAGACGCTGCCGCTGTTCGCGTCGCTGCTGTCCCTGCCGCTGCCGCCGGAGCGCTGGGCGCCGCTGGATGTCTCCCCGCTGAAGCACCGGGAGCTCACGCGCAACGCATTGCTCGCGCTCCTCGCCGCGATGGCGGAGCGCCAGCCCGTGGTGCTGGCGATGGAGGACCTGCACTGGGCGGACCCCTCCACGCTGGAGCTGCTCAAGGCGCTGGTGGAGGAGGTGTCCTCGTCGCGACTGCTCGCGGTGTTCAGCGCGCGGCCGGAGTTCGAGCCGCCCTGGGCCGCTTCGTCCGTGACGCAGGTGCAGCTGGGCGCCCTGGCCCGCGCGGAGGTGGAGCGGCTGGCCACCGCCGCCGTGGGAGGCCCGCTGTCCGCGGAGGCGCTGGAGGAGATCTTCTCGCGCACGGACGGCATCCCGCTGTTCGTGGAGGAGCTGGTGCGCACGCTGCGTGAGTCCGGCGCGCTGGTGGAGCGAGAGGGCCGCTTCGCGCTGGAAGCAGGCAAGGTGGGCGCGGCGGTGCCGGGCACGCTGCGGGACCTGCTCGTCGCGCGCCTGGACCGGCTGGGCCGCGGCAAGGAGACGGCGCAGATCGCCTCCGTGCTGGGACGGGAGCTGACGCACGAACTCCTGCGCCACGTGAGCCCGCTGACGCCGGAGGCGCTGGAGGCGGACCTGGAGCGGCTGGTGGGCTCGGGGCTCCTGCACCGCAAGCGACGGCCGAAGGGGCCCGTGTACCTCTTCAAGCACGCGCTGGTGCGGGACGCGGCCTACGACTCCATGCTCAAGCGGTACCGGCAGCAGGTGCACGCGAAGACGGCGGAGGCGCTGGAGGCGCATTTCCCGGAGATGGTGGAGTCGCGGCCGGACCTGCTCGCGCACCACTGGGCTTCCGCGAACTTGAAGCGCAAGGCCATCCTCTACGCGCAGAAGGCCGCGTTCGCCGCGCTGGTGCGCTCCGCGTACCTGGAGGCCATCCTCTTCGCCCGGCTGGGCCTGTCGTGGCTGGACGCCATCGACGACCCGGTGGAGCGCGCGCAACTGGAGCTGAGCCTCAACGGCGTGCTCGCGCCGGCGCTGATGTCCACGCAGGGCTGGCGCTCACAGGAGCTGCGCACCGTGGCGGAGCGCTCGCTGGAGCTGCTCTTCACGGTGGGCGAGAGCCCCTACGCGGCCCCGACGCTGTGGGTCCTCTCCATCTTCTACCACCTGGGAGGTGACCAGCGCCGGGTACGCGGGCTGCTGGACCGGCTGGTGGCGCTGGCGCAGCGCAACGGGGACGCGGGGCAGGAGGCGGTGGCGCTCACCATCCTCTCCAACATCGAGCTCTTGGAAGGCCGGCTGGGCGAGGCGAAGGCGAAGGCGGACCGCTGCCTGGCGCTGTTCGACCCGGAGGCGCACCGCATCCACCGCATCCTCTACGGCCAGGACACGCGCGTGGGCGGCGAGTCCGTGCTGTGCCGGGGGCTGTGGCTGCTGGGCTTCCCGGACCAGGCGAAGGCCCACGGCGAGGCAGCGGTGGCGTGGGGCCGCGAGCTGAACCACGGCACCAGCATCGGCCTGTCGTTCATCTACCTGCTGCTGATGGCGCAGGAGCACGGCGACCGGGCGGAGGCGCACCAGCTCATCACCCAGCACGCGGAGCTGTCCCACCGCTACGGCCTGCTGGAGCAGTCCGCCTACGTGGGCATCCTGCGCGGGTGGGCCGCGAAGGACCTGGCGGCGATGCGGCGCGGCGTGGCCATGCGCGAGGCGTTCGGCACGGAGATGGACCAGCCGGGCTACTACGCCATGCTCGCGGAATTGGAGCTGGAGCTGGGCCACGTGGACGCGGCGCTCGCCACGGTGGAGCACGGCCGGCAGCGCGCCCAGGCCCTGGGCGAGGCGTACCACGAGTCCAAGCTGCTGCGCGTCAAGGGGCTGGCGCTGTTGCAACGGGATGGAAATACCGCAGCCTCCGCGGAGGCGTGCTTCCGGCAGGCGGCGGACGTGGCGCACGCCCAGGGGGCCCGGATGCGGGAGCTGCAGGCCGTCACGGCGCTGGCGCGGGTGCTCCTGGCCTCCGGACATCAGGAAGAAGCCCGTCAACGCCTGCAATCGGTCTACAGTACCTTCTCCGAAGGATGGGGAACGCCGCCCATCTCGGAGGCCCGCGCGTTGTTGGATGCGCTGGGAGGAGACCGCTGA